A single genomic interval of Daucus carota subsp. sativus chromosome 1, DH1 v3.0, whole genome shotgun sequence harbors:
- the LOC108205790 gene encoding uncharacterized protein LOC108205790 yields MDIAPEELQFLTVSDILKESTSIPKLSPRTFYLITLTLIFPLSFAILAHSLFTHPLLSQIQDPYGSHSSEWTKLLVFQFFYLIFLFAFSLLSTAAVVFTVASLYTSKPVSFSNTLSAIPGVFKRLFITYLWVSLTMVVYNVIFLCFLVLLIVAIDTQNPVLFVFSVIVVFVLFLVVHVYITALWHLASVVSVLEPIYGFAAMKKSYELLKGKIGLAFFMVFGYLVVCAAINGVFGSVVVHGWEYGVFTRVVVGGFLVGVLVIVNLVGLLVQSVFYYVCKSYHHEGIDKTALHDHLGGYLGEYVPLKSNIQMENLDV; encoded by the coding sequence ATGGATATTGCCCCTGAAGAGCTTCAGTTTCTCACAGTTTCAGACATCTTGAAAGAATCAACCTCAATACCCAAGCTATCTCCAAGAACTTTTTATCTCATAACCTTGACTCTGATCTTCCCTCTGTCATTTGCAATCTTAGCTCACTCACTTTTTACACACCCCCTTTTGTCTCAAATTCAAGACCCTTATGGATCTCACTCTTCCGAGTGGACAAAGCTTCTTGTTTTCCAGTTCTTTTACCTTATTTTTCTCTTTGCTTTCTCTCTTTTATCCACTGCTGCTGTTGTCTTCACGGTGGCTTCTTTGTACACATCAAAGCCTGTGTCTTTCTCTAATACTTTGTCTGCGATTCCTGGTGTGTTCAAGAGACTGTTTATTACTTATCTGTGGGTTTCTTTGACTATGGTGGTTTATAATGTGATTTTCTTGTGTTTTCTTGTGCTTTTGATTGTGGCAATTGATACCCAGAATCCAGTTCTGTTCGTTTTTTCTGTGATTGTTGTTTTTGTGTTGTTTCTTGTGGTTCATGTTTATATTACTGCGTTGTGGCATTTGGCTAGTGTTGTTTCTGTGCTTGAGCCTATTTACGGGTTTGCGGCAATGAAGAAGAGTTATGAGTTGTTGAAGGGGAAGATTGGCTTGGCATTCTTTATGGTTTTTGGGTATTTGGTGGTCTGTGCTGCGATCAATGGAGTGTTTGGATCAGTGGTTGTTCATGGTTGGGAATACGGGGTTTTTACAAGAGTTGTTGTTGGCGGGTTTTTGGTTGGTGTGCTTGTGATTGTGAACTTGGTTGGTTTGTTGGTGCAAAGCGTGTTTTACTATGTCTGCAAGAGTTATCATCATGAAGGGATTGATAAGACAGCTTTACATGATCATCTTGGTGGGTATCTAGGGGAATATGTGCCTCTCAAGAGCAACATTCAGATGGAGAACTTGGATGTTTAG